The proteins below are encoded in one region of Caloramator mitchellensis:
- a CDS encoding aspartate kinase: MSIVVQKYGGSSVATPERIKKVAQSVIDKKKQGNDVVVVISAMGDTTDELIDLAKKITDHPDKRELDALLATGEMVSSSLLAMAIKSEGYDAISMNAFQIELLTDGTHGKSLIEDINEEAILSRLSEGKIVVVAGFQGISMEGDITTLGRGGSDTSAVAIAVKLNGICEIYTDVDGIYSVDPRLYKEAKKIDEISYEEMLELSSLGAQVMHSRSVELAQKYGIPIYVGLSCSDIKGTYIKGVEEVENKPITGIAVSDSDVAITLRNIEFDTNLLSDIFEAVASKKINVDMISQTAPINDLVNISFTIPKDDLRECLSVIKPFYTKEDIIIDEDITKFSVVGIGMKTTSGVASKIFKIFKQNDIEVKMITTSEIRITCAIKQEDKLKAVNLVAREFGL, from the coding sequence ATGTCAATCGTTGTTCAAAAATATGGTGGAAGCTCTGTTGCTACTCCTGAAAGGATAAAAAAAGTTGCACAAAGCGTTATAGATAAGAAGAAACAAGGTAATGACGTCGTCGTAGTAATTTCAGCTATGGGCGATACTACTGATGAACTTATTGACCTTGCAAAGAAGATAACTGACCATCCCGATAAAAGGGAACTTGACGCTCTTTTGGCAACGGGAGAAATGGTTTCAAGCTCTCTGCTTGCCATGGCAATAAAATCAGAGGGATATGATGCAATTTCCATGAATGCGTTTCAAATAGAATTGTTAACCGATGGAACTCATGGTAAATCACTAATTGAAGATATTAATGAAGAAGCCATTTTATCGAGATTAAGCGAAGGCAAAATTGTTGTGGTAGCTGGATTTCAGGGAATTTCGATGGAGGGTGATATCACAACACTTGGAAGAGGTGGTTCAGACACCTCCGCAGTAGCTATCGCTGTTAAGTTAAATGGAATATGTGAAATTTATACAGATGTTGATGGGATATACAGCGTGGACCCAAGGCTTTATAAGGAAGCTAAAAAGATTGATGAGATTAGTTATGAAGAAATGCTTGAACTTTCAAGCCTTGGTGCACAGGTAATGCATTCAAGGTCGGTTGAACTTGCACAAAAATATGGAATTCCAATTTATGTTGGACTTAGCTGCAGCGATATTAAAGGAACATATATTAAGGGGGTTGAAGAAGTGGAAAACAAGCCAATTACAGGTATTGCAGTATCTGACAGCGATGTTGCGATAACTTTAAGAAATATAGAATTTGATACAAACCTTTTATCAGACATATTTGAGGCGGTTGCCAGCAAAAAAATAAACGTAGATATGATTAGCCAAACTGCCCCAATCAATGATTTAGTTAACATATCGTTTACCATACCAAAGGATGATTTAAGAGAATGTTTGAGCGTTATAAAGCCCTTTTATACAAAGGAAGATATAATAATCGATGAAGACATCACTAAATTTTCTGTTGTAGGGATTGGAATGAAAACCACTTCAGGAGTTGCCTCAAAGATTTTTAAGATTTTCAAGCAAAACGACATTGAGGTTAAGATGATTACAACTTCTGAGATAAGAATAACATGTGCAATTAAACAGGAAGATAAATTAAAAGCTGTCAATTTGGTTGCAAGGGAGTTTGGACTATAG
- a CDS encoding GerAB/ArcD/ProY family transporter: MNKETISIRQAINIMSMFIIGSSVIVGVGGEAKNDIWLALLIAIFLSLVLTYFYSQILMLFPGIDFVNILKQIFGKFFGNFISVLFVWFSFHLGSLVLRDFGEFVKTVGLPETPNSIVITFAAVLAIFSVKKGIETIGRACEFLFVFLISVLFITVPFLIPKMDTSNLRPFLYNGIGPVLKGSFSLLSFPFAETVVFIFLLPYTNEKKYYKVFSYSIIITGLILLITSLRNIMVVGADSLSRSYFASYSVVSRIKVGEFFQRIESFVAIAFSFYAFAKINVCLYATSIGLSKILGFDDYRFLVTPLGILMINYSIISYNNIMQLFDWAGNIWPYYAFPFQVVFPLFIFFYAKLYKKYR; encoded by the coding sequence ATGAATAAAGAAACAATATCAATAAGGCAAGCAATAAATATTATGTCTATGTTCATAATAGGAAGCTCTGTAATAGTTGGTGTAGGTGGAGAGGCAAAAAACGATATTTGGCTGGCTCTTTTAATAGCAATATTTTTGTCCTTAGTATTAACATATTTTTACTCTCAAATACTCATGCTATTCCCAGGAATTGATTTTGTCAACATTCTAAAACAGATATTCGGAAAGTTTTTTGGAAATTTTATATCTGTTTTATTTGTTTGGTTTTCATTTCACTTAGGTTCACTGGTTTTAAGAGATTTTGGAGAATTTGTTAAGACAGTCGGTCTTCCAGAAACTCCAAACTCAATAGTTATTACATTTGCAGCAGTTTTAGCAATCTTCTCCGTAAAGAAAGGAATTGAAACAATAGGTAGAGCCTGCGAATTTTTATTTGTTTTTCTTATATCCGTCTTATTTATTACCGTTCCTTTTTTAATTCCTAAAATGGATACTAGTAACCTTCGCCCTTTTCTGTATAATGGCATAGGTCCTGTTTTAAAGGGTTCTTTTAGTTTGCTCTCCTTTCCTTTTGCTGAAACAGTAGTTTTCATTTTTCTTTTGCCTTACACTAACGAAAAAAAATATTACAAAGTCTTCTCCTATTCTATAATTATCACTGGATTAATATTACTAATAACATCATTAAGAAATATAATGGTTGTGGGAGCTGATTCTCTATCTCGAAGTTATTTTGCATCCTACAGTGTAGTCAGCAGAATAAAAGTTGGTGAATTTTTCCAGAGAATAGAGAGCTTTGTTGCAATTGCTTTTTCATTCTATGCTTTTGCTAAGATAAATGTTTGCTTGTATGCTACGTCTATTGGACTTTCTAAGATACTGGGTTTTGATGATTATAGATTTTTAGTAACCCCCTTAGGTATATTAATGATAAATTATTCAATCATTTCATACAATAATATAATGCAGCTTTTTGATTGGGCAGGTAATATATGGCCTTATTATGCATTTCCTTTTCAGGTTGTTTTTCCTTTATTTATTTTTTTCTATGCTAAATTATACAAAAAATATAGATAA